Proteins from a single region of Pongo pygmaeus isolate AG05252 chromosome 3, NHGRI_mPonPyg2-v2.0_pri, whole genome shotgun sequence:
- the C1QTNF7 gene encoding complement C1q tumor necrosis factor-related protein 7 isoform X2, translated as MFVLLYVTSFAICASGQPRGNQLKGENYSPRYICSIPGLPGPPGPPGANGSPGPHGRIGLPGRDGRDGRKGEKGEKGTAGLRGKTGPLGLAGEKGDQGETGKKGPMGPEGEKGEVGPVGPPGPKGDRGEQGDPGLPGVCRCGSIVLKSAFSVGITTSYPEERLPIIFNKVLFNEGEHYNPATGKFICAFPGIYYFSYDITLANKHLAIGLVHNGQYRIKTFDANTGNHDVASGSTVIYLQPEDEVWLEIFFTDQNGLFSDPGWADSLFSGFLLYVDTDYLDSISEDDEL; from the exons ATGTTTGTCTTGCTCTATGTTACAAGTTTTGCCATTTGTGCCAGTGGACAACCCCGGGGTAATCAGTTGAAAGGAGAGAACTACTCCCCGAGGTATATCTGCAGCATTCCTGGCTTGCCTGGACCTCCAGGACCCCCTGGAGCAAATGGTTCCCCTGGGCCCCATGGTCGCATCGGCCTTCCAGGAAGAGATGGTAGAGACggcaggaaaggagagaaaggtgAAAAGGGAACTGCAG GTTTGAGAGGTAAGACTGGACCGCTAGGTCTTGCCGGTGAGAAAGGGGACCAAGGAGAGACTGGGAAGAAAGGACCCATGGGaccagagggagagaaaggagaagtaGGTCCAGTTGGTCCTCCTGGACCAAAGGGAGACAGAGGAGAACAAGGGGACCCAGGGCTGCCTGGAGTTTGCAGATGTGGAAGCATCGTGCTCAAATCCGCCTTTTCTGTTGGCATCACAACCAGCTACCCAGAAGAAAGACTACCTATTATATTTAACAAGGTCCTCTTCAATGAGGGAGAGCACTACAACCCTGCCACAGGGAAGTTCATCTGTGCTTTCCCAGGGATTTATTACTTTTCTTATGATATCACATTGGCTAATAAGCATCTGGCAATCGGACTGGTACACAATGGGCAGTACCGGATAAAGACCTTCGACGCCAACACAGGAAACCATGATGTGGCTTCGGGGTCCACAGTCATCTATCTGCAGCCAGAAGATGAAGTCTGGCTGGAGATCTTCTTCACAGACCAGAATGGCCTCTTCTCAGACCCAGGTTGGGCAGACAGCTTATTCTCCGGGTTTCTCTTATACGTTGACACAGATTACCTAGATTCCATATCAGAAGATGATGAATTGTGA
- the C1QTNF7 gene encoding complement C1q tumor necrosis factor-related protein 7 isoform X1, producing MSRQEPKMFVLLYVTSFAICASGQPRGNQLKGENYSPRYICSIPGLPGPPGPPGANGSPGPHGRIGLPGRDGRDGRKGEKGEKGTAGLRGKTGPLGLAGEKGDQGETGKKGPMGPEGEKGEVGPVGPPGPKGDRGEQGDPGLPGVCRCGSIVLKSAFSVGITTSYPEERLPIIFNKVLFNEGEHYNPATGKFICAFPGIYYFSYDITLANKHLAIGLVHNGQYRIKTFDANTGNHDVASGSTVIYLQPEDEVWLEIFFTDQNGLFSDPGWADSLFSGFLLYVDTDYLDSISEDDEL from the exons AGCCAAAGATGTTTGTCTTGCTCTATGTTACAAGTTTTGCCATTTGTGCCAGTGGACAACCCCGGGGTAATCAGTTGAAAGGAGAGAACTACTCCCCGAGGTATATCTGCAGCATTCCTGGCTTGCCTGGACCTCCAGGACCCCCTGGAGCAAATGGTTCCCCTGGGCCCCATGGTCGCATCGGCCTTCCAGGAAGAGATGGTAGAGACggcaggaaaggagagaaaggtgAAAAGGGAACTGCAG GTTTGAGAGGTAAGACTGGACCGCTAGGTCTTGCCGGTGAGAAAGGGGACCAAGGAGAGACTGGGAAGAAAGGACCCATGGGaccagagggagagaaaggagaagtaGGTCCAGTTGGTCCTCCTGGACCAAAGGGAGACAGAGGAGAACAAGGGGACCCAGGGCTGCCTGGAGTTTGCAGATGTGGAAGCATCGTGCTCAAATCCGCCTTTTCTGTTGGCATCACAACCAGCTACCCAGAAGAAAGACTACCTATTATATTTAACAAGGTCCTCTTCAATGAGGGAGAGCACTACAACCCTGCCACAGGGAAGTTCATCTGTGCTTTCCCAGGGATTTATTACTTTTCTTATGATATCACATTGGCTAATAAGCATCTGGCAATCGGACTGGTACACAATGGGCAGTACCGGATAAAGACCTTCGACGCCAACACAGGAAACCATGATGTGGCTTCGGGGTCCACAGTCATCTATCTGCAGCCAGAAGATGAAGTCTGGCTGGAGATCTTCTTCACAGACCAGAATGGCCTCTTCTCAGACCCAGGTTGGGCAGACAGCTTATTCTCCGGGTTTCTCTTATACGTTGACACAGATTACCTAGATTCCATATCAGAAGATGATGAATTGTGA